The genomic interval TGTCTTCAAAAGGGACCGTGATCGGAAGATTTCTTGGCATGCCTTTGACCCAGTTCACCAGGTGTGGAAGTCACTCCCTCCAGTTCCAGCAGAGTATTCAGGGGCCGTGGGCTTTGGCTGTGCTGTTCTTAGTGGCTGCTATCTGTACCTGTTTGGTGGCAAAGACCCAGTCCGAGGGTCTATGAGGCGTGTTGTATTTTACAATGCTCGGATAAACAAGTGGCTCCGAGCCCCAGATATGCTACAAAAGCGTCACTGCTTTGGTTCCTGTGTCATAAACAACCGCCTCTATGTTGCTGGTGGGGAGTGTGAAGGGATACAAAGAACTCTAAGATCTGCTGAATTTTACGACCCAAACAGGAATAGATGGTCTTACATCAGTGAAATGAGCACGGGAATGGTACCTTTTATTGGAGTTGTATATGATGGCAAATGGTTCCTGAAAGGGCTTGATTCTCATCGTCAGGTTGTGAGTGAGGTCTATATGCCAACATCCAACGTATGGTCAGTCACTGCTGATGAAATGGTTACGGGCTGGCGGAATCCAAGCATTTGCTTTAATGGACGTCTTTATTCAGCAGAATGCCGGGACGGATGCAAGCTTAGAGTCTATGATAGGGACACACGATCGTGGACCAGATTCATGGACAGCAGGCGCCATCTGGGCAACTCACGAGCTTTTGAAGCTGCAGCTCTGGTCTCCCTAAATGGAAAGATCTGCATTATCCGCAACAATATGAGCATCACTCTTGTCGATGTCTCAAACACACCAACAGTTATCGAGATTAACAGTGCTCACATGTGGGATGTTTTTGCTCGGAAGGGCCAGCACAGGTCTTTCATAGCAAACTTGTGGTTCACCATTGCGGGTCGTAATTTCAAGACTCACATTATCCATTGCCAAGTGCTCCAAGTTTGAGCATGGCTCCATGTGAAGTTGGAAACTGGGAACATTCTCAAATTTTGAAAGGGCCGATCAATCGGAAGCTGAAATAGGTGCCAGAACTCC from Oryza glaberrima chromosome 3, OglaRS2, whole genome shotgun sequence carries:
- the LOC127768174 gene encoding F-box/kelch-repeat protein At1g55270-like isoform X2, with the protein product MHLQVESVSCYCRVDGGLKTVVSARKFVPGAKLCMQPDIKPNKRKSRSSRKERCRTQAPLLPGLPDDLAITCLMRVPRLEHTNLRLVCKRWNRLLSGNYYYSLRKKLGMAEEWVFVFKRDRDRKISWHAFDPVHQVWKSLPPVPAEYSGAVGFGCAVLSGCYLYLFGGKDPVRGSMRRVVFYNARINKWLRAPDMLQKRHCFGSCVINNRLYVAGGECEGIQRTLRSAEFYDPNRNRWSYISEMSTGMVPFIGVVYDGKWFLKGLDSHRQVVSEVYMPTSNVWSVTADEMVTGWRNPSICFNGRLYSAECRDGCKLRVYDRDTRSWTRFMDSRRHLGNSRAFEAAALVSLNGKICIIRNNMSITLVDVSNTPTVIEINSAHMWDVFARKGQHRSFIANLWFTIAGRNFKTHIIHCQVLQV
- the LOC127768174 gene encoding F-box/kelch-repeat protein At1g55270-like isoform X3, whose protein sequence is MDAAAGGAPPRPAAGIRVRVPLLYKKDKHHAMQSSHYFASAWTERYVCVFRRVTSCCFVSLMLFHIQVESVSCYCGFVSLMLFHIQVESVSCYCRVDGGLKTVVSARKFVPGAKLCMQPDIKPNKRKSRSSRKERCRTQAPLLPGLPDDLAITCLMRVPRLEHTNLRLVCKRWNRLLSGNYYYSLRKKLGMAEEWVFVFKRDRDRKISWHAFDPVHQVWKSLPPVPAEYSGAVGFGCAVLSGCYLYLFGGKDPVRGSMRRVVFYNARINKWLRAPDMLQKRHCFGSCVINNRLYVAGGECEGIQRTLRSAEFYDPNRNRWSYISEMSTGMVPFIGVVYDGKWFLKGLDSHRQVVSEVYMPTSNVWSVTADEMVTGWRNPSICFNGRLYSAECRDGCKLRVYDRDTRSWTRFMDSRRHLGNSRAFEAAALVSLNGKICIIRNNMSITLVDVSNTPTVIEINSAHMWDVFARKGQHRSFIANLWFTIAGRNFKTHIIHCQVLQV
- the LOC127768174 gene encoding F-box/kelch-repeat protein At1g55270-like isoform X1, with the protein product MDAAAGGAPPRPAAGIRVRVPLVESVSCYCRVDGGLKTVVSARKFVPGAKLCMQPDIKPNKRKSRSSRKERCRTQAPLLPGLPDDLAITCLMRVPRLEHTNLRLVCKRWNRLLSGNYYYSLRKKLGMAEEWVFVFKRDRDRKISWHAFDPVHQVWKSLPPVPAEYSGAVGFGCAVLSGCYLYLFGGKDPVRGSMRRVVFYNARINKWLRAPDMLQKRHCFGSCVINNRLYVAGGECEGIQRTLRSAEFYDPNRNRWSYISEMSTGMVPFIGVVYDGKWFLKGLDSHRQVVSEVYMPTSNVWSVTADEMVTGWRNPSICFNGRLYSAECRDGCKLRVYDRDTRSWTRFMDSRRHLGNSRAFEAAALVSLNGKICIIRNNMSITLVDVSNTPTVIEINSAHMWDVFARKGQHRSFIANLWFTIAGRNFKTHIIHCQVLQV